The Pithys albifrons albifrons isolate INPA30051 chromosome 4, PitAlb_v1, whole genome shotgun sequence genome segment cttgcttgtttattttccctGCCAAAGGCAACCACTGGTAggggaagaaatggaaaaccAGGCAGCATTAGTGAGGTCTCTTCACTCCTGACAGAGGTCACCGATCCAGGCACATCCAGCAGTCAGGGATCAAAGGGCAGCTCCAAGGCCCTGCAGAAGCACAGGGGCTCCCAGGTCCTTCCCACTGCCTGGGCCAAGTGCTCCTGtcaccccagggctgccagcaaTGTCACCTCCCCACTGAATAACTGCTCCAAAACATAGCACaacagtgtgaaaaaaaaattatatgggCTTTATTCAGCCTTTGAATGTTTGGGTGTGAAAATGCTGCAAACAAATGAATATTGACAAGAAATCCAGAGCAATTTCAGTGCCAGTGCTTGTGTCACACTCCTTGTACTGTATTTCTTTGTaaaggtttgtttttaaaaaaccaaaccaatcagTTTTATCCATGGATTAAGTCTTGTACTTTTTTCCCTGTAGGATCAGAGATGATGAAAtccatttatttgctttaagCATCTTTCTAGGTATAACCACTTCATGCCATTATTTGGAGATAAGTAAAAATTTAACTGTTGCTCTAGCTCTTTCCTGGGCTTGGGTCCCATTGAAACTCCATTGAGGACTCCCATCTTTAACTTGCTGGGCTGAAACTTTTAGGATAGCATGGTAGTAACTAACATAATACTGCCTAGTCCAGAGgagcccccagagcccccagtgCATGTGTTTTCTTCCCTAGTTCATCTATACCCAGATCTGTATTGCCTGTGTTTTAATGGCACAGTAAATCCAACATTAGAGTTTGTATTGCTGAGTGAAAAAGACACCAGCCATGTGAGAAGGATAAATTCATTTGGCCAATTTGAAGTTTGCCATGAAGTTTTGATGAGAAAGGCTGAACCTAGAGCAGGTATTATCTGCTGTCTCACATCTGGCACAAACCTTCTGTGCCCTGGTATGGCTAAACTGACAGAAAAGCAGTCAGGTGCACACATTTCATCTAGGGCAGCTTTGTACAAGGGGCAATCTACCTCCATGATCATGGAGCCACAGCCTAAGGAAAAACAAGCCaatacagtaattaaaaatattttatttctgaagataTTTACCTTGATAGGCATAAAGCATTTCCCAATTTCatacagaaatacataaaacacGCATAGACCAATATGGCCTGCTCCAATGTGTATTCAACATGGTAAATATAATGAAGAACTTGTGTGAATATAAATACAAGACACAAAAAATAAGCACATAAGATTCAACCTGTCAGCAAATTCAACAATGTGAACAAATTCACTGCTATAAACATTCACCCAATATTGGCCTTTTGACTTAATTCAAAACAACCCTTTGTCTCAATTCATTTCCACCAAACAAGGCCCTGAATAAATCTCTCAATAGCCTCTTGGTACATCCCCACTTCAGTGCACTTTTGGTGGCACATTAAGACATAACAACCTCTATTATTAGAACTTCAGTTAGCCAAATATCCTTGTTATGGGAAACTTAGTAGTGTTCTGTAACTTTTATTTCATGCTGCAGAGTCCTTTGGtatccaaaaccaaaagacttTGACTATGCAAACAACCAGAGTGTCTGACCCACATTCAGATAACTCTGGTTGTGCCAGACTTCTGAAGAAGGCAAAGGGTTGCAGCTGATTAGTAAAGGCAATAACAAGGTGTAAAAATACTCTAGCAGGAGTGCAACGAACAGTACGCGAGGTAGACGTGTATATAAGCAGTAAGTCCTGATTAAAGTAGCACTGTGGCTTTCAGTCTGGCATTTTAATCAAGAAGTAGAGTTCTTCTCTTTGAAATTTGTACACTCAgatcttgctttctgtccttgctaAGCACATCTGTGAGGTCTTCCTTGCAAGATGCTTTCGATGTAGACCCTGAAAGCTGCTCAACCGATGGGTGAGTTTCCAGAAGCAATATTTGAATGTTTCTGCAGACAGATGTCTTTTGGAGTGTGTTACTGTGGATTTCCCTTCAATCCATCCATCTGAATTCCAAAATGATGAAATCCTTTGTTTTTATACCTCCAGATACAGGACCTCCTTCGCATTTTGCTCCGCTGGGCAAACACTTGGACAGAGAGGTCCTTCACCATCCTGGAATGTCGGAATCAAGAGAGAGTTTTGGTGATGCTTTCTCACCAAGTGTTTCGGAGAAGGATTCAGGTGAACTGACCACTAGGATGCTTTCAGGCTTTCCCAGATGCTTTGCCTTTTGTTCGCCCTGTTATGCCTGAGCTTCCGCCCCTTCTGAAGCTCAGCCTTCAGCTTGGCGATACTGAAGGCAGCTTTGATACTGTTACCAATGGCTTCCAGCCTGCAAAACCaagaaatacacatttattATTGTGATAATCAAGATGCATCTCCAGTGTGCAAACATTCAGGTTTTGATCAAATAAACCTCAGTCTAGATTTCTGCCATGGGATCCTCATAAACTGTTGGTTGCTATACCTCTGTTAGAATTAGGCTAACTTAAGCCACAGGAAATATTGTATGCATAATATCaatgcaaatattaaaataagttaaaataTTCACTCAAATATAGATGCTCTAGACCTCCTTAAATAGCATGTACCCAGTCAAGAGGTCTCCAGTGTTACTCTTTTTGgctgttttgcttcttttaggCAAACCTGATCCCAATGAATGGGTGCATTTTTCAAgtaagcaagcaagcaagcaagctctgttttcaaaaaattatttaagactTCCAGGGCCTAAGTCTCAATCAAAATCACCAGGCTGCCTGCTCCCATAAATCCTGTTCTGCTTGTGAAAGTAGAACTAAGAGTCTTTTTCAGGAGGCAAACTTCTGTCTGCCATATCTTTACATGGGCATATGGCTGAGCACTGAATGCAAAGAGGAGGATGGTAGGAAGAGCTCAGCACTTTTGTCCTCACAAGATAAAAACCCAATGCATGAAGGAAAGCCCTCAAGACACCCTCACTGAATCCTCAAGCTGAAATCACCAGCTGAGCCCAGGATGACCTGAAGGCAGGTGAACTGTGCTCTCTATTGCTGCTCCGGGGAACTACAACAGGAGGAGAACAAACTCACCGCCTCATCTTCTTGCTGTCAACAAGCTGTCGGTTCATGCATTTGGGTCCAAGGCACTTGCCGGCTTTGACTCGGTGACGTGAGGTTTTCTCCACTGTGGACTGAGCCCTGTTAAAAGTGAAAAGGtgatgctgttaaaaaaaaagccccaagtCTGCAGTCCACAAGGTGAGGCATCTCATCAACCACTTCTCAAGGTATGTAATAAGCCATCTCTCTGGGCCAAACCATAGTGTGTATCATAGCAGCATGAGCACTGTGAGGTAACAGGCAAGGCTTTGGGGAGATTATTCACTCAGCAAGTGCCAAAATGAGTCAGTGTACCACAGTCCATCCCTTTTACATGCACTGCCTTTTAAACAGTAGCAACAAGAGACGCACCAGAGATCTTTTCCTGCCTGGCAGAAGTTCAGACATTTCTTGTCCTTCTGGTTGGCACATTGGCATCTGCTGCCAGGTTCAGTGAGAGTCTCCTGCCCCATGTCCTTCAGTGATCTTCTGGATCGAGAAGGGCCTCCCAGACCATATGGAACAGTCTTCCTACAATCAAAGAGACAACATGAAAGTTATTCAAATAAGTCTGTGGCTTCAAAGCACTGTGGGGTATTTTGGGCAATCTTATCAATGGAATTGATTGCACGAGTAAAGGTTGTGGGATTGGGAATGCCTCATTAGTCACAGTTTCTATGCAAATGCTTCTGATGATCCTGCAACATATTCATTAGCATGGCTACTGACAAGGATAATGACCTTTTAATTGTGCTTTCACAAGGCTGCTGTGCCTCCCTGTGCCATAGAAACCAATAAAACCTCATCTCTTTGAACTTTGGCAACTGCCAACACTGAAAGAAGCAATAAAAGTGAGGAACAGATCCTCCATGCTCAgaggagccccagcagcagaacaaatcACCAGTCAACGTTTGCAGCATTAGGTTAAGCTCTGGTTTGCTACTTCTTAGTGAGGAAAGAGTAGAAATGGGTGCTGTGCATAATCCTATTAACATGTGGGATGCATTCATttgcagcagggagcagcaaaaGGCAGCAAGGAGCCCCCCTGGTGTCAAAGTACACCTTCCAGCCTCCTAACTtgttggaaagaaaagcagtcaaATTCAGGCTGGCAAAATCACACCTTTGGCATTTTGTCTGCTTCTGATTCATACTGAAAAGTATCCTGCAACCTTTGGTGTGCAGCACCCAAAGGAAATACTCCTGTCCAGATTTTAGGAAGGCAGGTGTGTTGGGGCTATTAGGAGCTATCTGCTCAATCTAGGTGGTCAAATCCTGCTTTCTTTCTCCAGGTGAGCAGTTTCGTTGCTAAATCCGGCAGAAAAGTGGGAAAGCAATAAGGAAAACCGTACAGAGAACTATTCCTTACTCCCCTTCACATTTCTGCAGGGAGTTTGTGGTCCTTAATTTTACCCTTCAcaccccatctccctcctctctttcctaAACCAAAAGGGAACTCAGCGCCGGGGAACTGCCGGGGAAGCGACCCCGCTGCACTCACTCGGGGGTGTTGATCCAGATGATGTCGAGGTGGCAGAAGTAAACGCACTCCTCGtccagcagagaggagcaggagcagcgcCGGGCGCggcggagcgcggcggcggcggggggcggCGCGGCGTCCACCTGGGCTGCGGGAGCTGCGGGAGGGAGcggcagagctcagcacccgCGGCAAGACAAGGCAAGGAAACCTCGCATCCCCTCCCGCAGCATCCCTCGGGCATCCCTCCCCGCAGGAGGGCACGGAGCCCGGCTGCGACCCCGCAGCATCCCTCGGGCATCCCTCCCCGCAGGAGGGCACGGAGCCCGGCTGCGACCCCGCAGCATCCCTCGGGCATCCCTCCCCGCAGGAGGGCACGGAGCCCGGCTGCGACCCCGCAGGTCCCCGCTGGTCCGGACGCGGGCAGCGCACCGGCACCTACCTGCCGGCAGCAGCCCCGGGCAGAGTACGAAGAGCAGCGATACGATCATCTGGGAATAATCCATAGCGGGCGGCGGAGAGAGGATGGTGTGgcaaatgaggggaaaaaattaataaaagtcGAGAAAAAAGCGGGTAAAGTGCCTCCCGGCGAGTGCCCTGCGTGGCGCGGCTCGGTGCGCCCCGGCGCGTCTGGCTGGCGCGGCGGTCCCCGGCGCCCTTTTATAGCGAACCCCCATGGAGCGGGTAAACAGCCCCGGCGCTATTTTATCCCGAGACAATGTTATTCTGCTATTAGTCACCGCGCGGCAACGTGCGGGCCGAGATAAGGCCGGGGCTGGAAAGGAAATCGCCTGCGAACTTCAgagtggcggcggcggcgggagggggACCGGGGGCGCCCCGAGGGCGGGGACGGGAGCGCCGGGGGCCGCCAGGGGGCGCACCGCCCGCGCATCCCACCTGAGCTGGGATTTGGGATCGGGATTGGGAGCCAGGGATTCAGGAGTTCAGGAGTTTAGGGCTTCAGGGATCAGGGTGGTTCAGAGATTCAGGGCTCGGGGCTTTAGTGATGCAGGGATTCAGAGTTTTAGGGCTTTAGGGCTTCAGTGCTTCATTGATTCAGGGCTTCAGTGATCCAGGGATTTAGGGCTTCAGGGCTCCAGGGATTTAGGGCTCCAGGACTCCAGGGATTTAGGGCTCCAGGGTTTCAGGGATTTAGGGCTCCAGGGCTTCAGGGATTTAGGGCTCCAGGGCTTCAGGGCTCCAGAGATTTAAGGCTTCAGGGCTTCAGTGATTCAGGGCTTTAGGGCTTCAGGGCTGCAGGGCTTTAGGGCTTCAGGGATTCAAGGCTTCAGGACTTCAGGGATTTAGGGTTTCAATGCTTCAGGGCTCAGGAGTCTGGGCTTGGCCTGCTGCTCATGCTGCTCACGCTGCTGCTTTGGGGGAGAAGCCAGTGATGGGACAGCAGGGTTGCTTAGGAGGGGAAGAAGGATGTCTCACTGCATGGGACCCTGCCCTTCTGTCAGACCCAGCTGGGTGTGCTTTTGGATCTgaagtggtttgggtttggctGCAGTGTTGGGGCACTGGGGTATAATCCCTGTTTTTTGCCATGATAAGGAGAGTTGCCGTGCCACAGAGTGTGTTGCAGGTGTGAGCAGGTGTGTAAAACCAGGGAGGGAAGACTCATGCCTTTGGCTTTAACTGCTGACTCTGGCAAGGTCTCTTctggtgtgtttgtttttgctgCCTTGCATCAAAGCGCAGTAGCTGCCAGCGTGAAAGTTGCACACTTGAGGaatggctgtggcagtgccatcatCAAATATATACATGCATGAAATGCATGAAACCAAGTCAGCCAGGCCCTGAGTATAAACTGGGGTGAACTCCAATGCCTGTGATCCGCTGTGGAGCCGTTGTGCTGCAGAGCGTGCCAACTGCACCTATGATAAACAGATAAGCCTCTCTTGGTATTTGTGGTATTTCCGTGCACTGTGCTGTAATAATAGAAATGACCTTGGGTATCACAAAGACCAAGGCTATTAAGTGCAAGTTGCATTGTGATCTGTCAGGTGAAtggcctattttttttttaaagtatgaaaTGATACTGTACCAGTGTATCACAGTGGACAGACTGTCTGCAGCCGTGCTGAGTCAGAAGAAAGGTCCGTTTGGCTGGTATCCTTTCTCCCACAATGGCTGTTAGCAGATGGTATGAGAAGGAGAACAAGAAAGGAATGCAAGTGGAGACTAATCCTTTCCTCGGTGCAACCTCCCTGTTTCTAACAGGATGAAGTGTAGGGGTTTTCCGAGCCATAATGAACATTTAGACCATTATGCTGAATAAACACCAGTGGCCCCATCCTGAGATGGTCATATCTTTTTTATCAAATGCTCTCTAAAAACTGCCCTGTAAAATGTCTGTGAGTGGAAGAAAGCTGGCTTATACAACGGGTTTTTTTCCACACCTTTCCAGCGTGGGAGTCTGTTTTTCAGAGCAGGGATTGTATCGTCTTGTGTTTTATGTCTCTTTGTGTATGTAGGGCAGGACTTACCGGAATGCCAGTGTATCTGCACCTCTGTGTGTGAATTGCTGCAGTCATGATAAGAATCTGCCAGCAGAGGTCACACAGCTACATACAAAAAGTAATCACAGCCCTCCGAGGTAATAAACTTTATTAGTGTCCAAAAGGTGGGAAAGAaaccagatgattttttttttttggtgtctggaaaaaaaaaaaaaggacaggaaaacaagaaaaaaaaagaacacaaagcGTTTGTGAGGATTAAAATGTAACTATTATTCTGTATTGAGTACAAGTATGCATAGCTTTTCCAGTCCTGTCACTTAAAGGCTGTCTTTTTCATGCCAGCACttacttatattttttttatccctGACATTCCTTTTTCTACGATGTGCACTTTGAAGCCAAAATGACTCACATCAGTGTAAGATATTTTCAGCTTTGTCAAAACGCCTTGTTAGAAAGAGTTTTGTCAGCTGACAAAAATGACATGCATGTTTCCTATGAGTAACAAAGCACAAACATATTGCAGGCACCTCTGAAGGTGCTAttcttttctaaattttttttttgaaacaaaaatatcttcagCAATTTTTCATAAGAATTCATAAATATTATTGTTGTCAGAGATCCATTTCCTCTGATTCAGCGATTTCTGATAGCTCCACTTTCAGATCTTGAGACTAACCAGAATCAAGCTATTCTTGTTGCTTGTTTGAATAATACAAAAACAAATTTATATTCAGTTACCAGTGGCCTGGATGGGTCATTTCAGGCTGCAGAGATTTCCAGGCCAGGAGGTGGGTTTTCCAGGAAGAGGTAACCCTGACCCTTTTCTTGGACACTGGGAGGTACCAGGGGCAGGTTTTTGCTATGCAAAAATACCCTTAATTTTTCCAAAAAAGGGAGCTGTTTAAAGGAAGAGTCTGCAACAGCAGGGGCCTTATAAATTACACAGAACAGGACTCAACTTTGGCTGGCAGTCAGGGTTTGCAGGATGGAAATACAGAGTCAGGTACTCAACAAGTCATCCCAAGGACTGGGAAGTTTGCACCATATTTGCACTGCTACCCCTGTGGGCAAGGGTGGAAGCAGGAGCTGAActggcagctcctgcaacaGGCTTTGTCCTTTTCTAGCTGGAGCACCTTGGCCAGCCACAGCTGAGATATTGTGTTATAGGGTGAAACCTTAGCCAGGCTGTGGTTATAACATTCCAGCTGGAAaaggccatggcactgagtttTCTAAGGACATTTTGTTTAGTGTCAGAAATGTGAAATGCCTGCTTATCAGTGAAACAATAAAAGGAGATTGTAAAACTGTGCCTTTCTGTCTAGGGAACAAGGGGAGCAACACGGTGTTTTCTGCAGATTTGAAACACAATTCTCAATTAAGTGAAAGTTGCATAACTTGTCCCTTTATTTCATTTGCTGCCTTTCTTGCACCTTACTTTCCTGTCAGGGGTTGtcctgtccccctgtgccccttcTTACAcaagaaacaaatttttcatATAACATGCAAGTTACAGAGCAAACTATGTCagccagagggacctggacaggcttgaGAAGTGAGGGCATGAAAACCTCCTGAAGCTCAACAGGGTCAAGTGCCAGATCCTGCATttgggtcagggcaatcccaatCCCAAACACAAGCTGAAGGatgaatggattgagagcagtcctgaggagaaggacttgca includes the following:
- the EDN1 gene encoding endothelin-1, with the translated sequence MDYSQMIVSLLFVLCPGLLPAAPAAQVDAAPPPAAAALRRARRCSCSSLLDEECVYFCHLDIIWINTPEKTVPYGLGGPSRSRRSLKDMGQETLTEPGSRCQCANQKDKKCLNFCQAGKDLWAQSTVEKTSRHRVKAGKCLGPKCMNRQLVDSKKMRRLEAIGNSIKAAFSIAKLKAELQKGRKLRHNRANKRQSIWESLKAS